The following proteins are co-located in the Chryseobacterium daecheongense genome:
- a CDS encoding prolyl oligopeptidase family serine peptidase, whose translation MKLKCTVFILLIMTCFMYGQKKPLDHSVYDSWQNIGTKKISNDGKWIAYSVDAQEGNSNLFLHSVKNKTSKKFARATKLDFTNDSRFAVFQIRPQYKDIKAVKDKKLKKNKLTKDSLAIVDFFNDKTEKIPNVKSFKVPEKAGSFVAYLLENTKDKSSDDASDKEDGDENNDEDKNVKPLQLVVRNLLDGKSTTYDNVVRYEFSKNGRQLVFVTKKPEEKAKKEKKEDKDSESEKSADKKETDKSKPKKYAFQTVQIVDLQKGTVSKVSEMEGDFSQLSFDEEGDQLAFVGTASAQNDLVKLYQLYYFNFKGNKKEIITNENVQMKKNWVVSENRLPLFSKNGKQLYFGVAPKPVAKDTAMIANDHAVVDIWNYKDDYLQTVQLKELKNDLKKSYAAVMQTEKPGFFRNIDGEDLDTLRLVNEGNAEFALGITSINNRISSQWEGSTKKTYFLIDNKTGERTEIIKNLDGAVAISPLGKFLVIFNKEKGMWLSYNIKTKQTLPLNSGLPVSFVDEEFDMPDFPNSYGIASWTDKDESVIIRDRYDLWEFFLNGSKKPRNITNGFGRKHKITFDTYDLDKDVKSLNRKSSIYLSAFDNTSKANGIFRTTIQSDADPVKIQMENVWGYRSIQKAKNAEEYILVKESYTESPDIFATSDFLEQQKLSNTNPQQALYNWGTNELVNWTTPKGNSSTGVLYKPEDFNPNKKYPMIVYFYEKLSDNLNRYVAPAPTPSRLNISYFVSNGYLVFTPDISYTDGFPGESAMEYINSGVEKLKQNSWVDGTKIGIQGQSWGGYQVAYLIAHTDMYTAAWSGAPVVNMTSAYGGIRWTSGMNRQFQYEKSQSRLGKNLWEAPDLYIKNSPLFTINKVKTPVVIMSNDKDGAVPWYQGIEMFTALRRLGKPVWLLNYNGDDHNLVKRQNRKDIQIREQQFFDYYLKGAKAPVWMTKGVSATQKGKDWGFELTDDKP comes from the coding sequence ATGAAGTTGAAATGTACAGTTTTTATTCTGCTCATCATGACCTGTTTTATGTATGGACAGAAAAAACCTCTAGATCATTCCGTTTACGACAGCTGGCAAAATATCGGGACAAAAAAAATCTCAAATGATGGAAAATGGATTGCCTATTCCGTAGATGCTCAGGAAGGAAATTCTAACCTTTTTCTGCACTCAGTTAAAAATAAAACCTCAAAGAAGTTTGCAAGAGCAACAAAATTGGATTTTACCAATGATTCCAGGTTTGCTGTTTTTCAAATCCGTCCGCAGTATAAAGATATAAAGGCGGTAAAAGATAAAAAGCTGAAAAAAAATAAATTAACGAAAGATAGTCTTGCAATAGTTGATTTTTTCAATGATAAAACTGAGAAAATTCCTAATGTGAAATCATTTAAAGTTCCTGAAAAAGCAGGTTCTTTTGTTGCATACCTTTTGGAAAATACAAAAGATAAATCCTCGGATGATGCTTCTGATAAAGAAGATGGAGATGAAAATAATGATGAAGATAAAAATGTAAAACCATTACAATTGGTGGTACGGAATTTATTGGATGGAAAAAGTACAACATATGATAATGTAGTGCGTTATGAGTTCAGTAAAAACGGAAGACAACTGGTTTTTGTAACTAAAAAGCCGGAAGAAAAGGCTAAAAAAGAGAAAAAAGAAGATAAGGATTCTGAGAGTGAAAAATCTGCAGATAAAAAAGAAACTGACAAATCAAAGCCAAAGAAGTATGCATTTCAAACCGTACAGATAGTTGATCTGCAAAAAGGGACTGTATCTAAGGTTTCAGAAATGGAGGGCGATTTTTCACAGTTGTCTTTCGATGAAGAAGGAGACCAACTGGCATTTGTGGGAACTGCTTCTGCACAAAATGACCTGGTGAAATTATATCAGCTGTATTACTTTAATTTTAAAGGAAATAAGAAGGAGATTATAACCAATGAAAATGTACAGATGAAAAAGAATTGGGTAGTTTCTGAAAACAGGTTGCCTTTATTCAGCAAAAACGGAAAACAATTGTATTTCGGTGTTGCGCCAAAACCTGTTGCAAAAGATACTGCGATGATTGCCAACGATCATGCTGTTGTGGACATCTGGAATTATAAAGATGATTATCTTCAGACGGTACAGTTAAAAGAATTAAAAAACGATCTGAAGAAATCCTATGCCGCAGTAATGCAGACAGAAAAGCCTGGTTTCTTCAGAAATATTGATGGAGAAGATTTAGATACTTTAAGATTGGTGAACGAAGGAAATGCTGAATTTGCATTAGGGATTACCAGTATCAATAACCGTATTTCCTCTCAATGGGAAGGCTCTACAAAGAAAACCTATTTTCTGATTGATAATAAGACGGGCGAAAGAACAGAAATTATAAAAAATCTTGACGGGGCAGTTGCCATATCTCCGCTTGGAAAATTTCTTGTGATTTTCAACAAAGAAAAAGGAATGTGGTTGAGTTACAATATTAAAACAAAACAAACTCTTCCTCTCAATAGCGGGTTGCCGGTTTCTTTTGTTGATGAAGAATTTGATATGCCGGATTTTCCAAATTCTTATGGTATCGCATCATGGACGGATAAAGATGAATCTGTAATTATAAGAGATCGCTACGATCTTTGGGAATTCTTCCTGAACGGCTCAAAAAAGCCAAGGAATATCACGAATGGCTTCGGGCGCAAACATAAAATAACATTCGACACATACGATTTAGATAAAGATGTAAAAAGCCTGAACCGGAAATCTTCCATTTATTTATCAGCTTTTGATAATACATCCAAAGCAAACGGAATTTTCAGAACAACCATTCAGTCAGACGCTGATCCTGTAAAAATCCAAATGGAAAATGTCTGGGGGTATCGAAGCATTCAAAAAGCTAAAAATGCGGAAGAATATATTTTGGTAAAAGAATCCTATACAGAATCGCCTGATATTTTCGCAACATCAGATTTCTTGGAACAACAAAAATTAAGCAATACAAACCCACAGCAAGCTCTTTATAATTGGGGGACGAATGAATTGGTCAACTGGACAACACCAAAAGGCAATTCATCTACAGGAGTTTTGTACAAGCCTGAAGATTTCAATCCCAACAAGAAATATCCTATGATTGTTTACTTCTATGAGAAGCTTTCGGACAATCTGAACCGTTATGTTGCTCCTGCTCCGACACCATCAAGATTAAATATTTCTTACTTTGTGAGCAACGGATATTTGGTTTTTACACCGGATATTTCATATACCGATGGTTTTCCGGGGGAATCCGCAATGGAATATATTAATTCCGGAGTTGAAAAATTAAAGCAGAATTCATGGGTAGACGGTACTAAAATCGGAATCCAAGGACAAAGCTGGGGCGGTTATCAGGTTGCTTACCTTATTGCTCACACAGATATGTATACTGCTGCGTGGAGTGGTGCTCCTGTTGTCAATATGACCTCTGCATATGGAGGGATCAGATGGACCTCAGGAATGAACAGGCAGTTTCAGTATGAAAAATCACAGAGCAGATTAGGGAAAAATCTTTGGGAGGCACCAGATCTTTACATTAAAAATTCACCGCTTTTCACGATTAATAAGGTGAAAACTCCGGTAGTCATTATGAGTAATGATAAAGATGGAGCAGTTCCATGGTATCAGGGAATTGAAATGTTTACGGCATTACGACGTCTGGGAAAACCCGTTTGGCTTCTTAACTATAATGGTGACGACCATAATCTTGTAAAACGACAGAACAGGAAAGATATACAAATCCGCGAGCAGCAGTTTTTTGATTATTATCTTAAAGGAGCTAAAGCTCCGGTATGGATGACAAAAGGAGTCTCTGCAACCCAAAAAGGAAAAGATTGGGGCTTTGAACTGACGGATGATAAACCTTAA